Proteins found in one Leishmania major strain Friedlin complete genome, chromosome 35 genomic segment:
- a CDS encoding hypothetical protein (previous protein_id=AAZ14426.1) codes for MPSCVFTRTQVLESLSDEDARQEAESIPEFIYFFLRDVFLAVDEDGDGYVTGDAVSRLFPALAPVRATKDAASCPAASSLMTPTVHPTWWSPTSYVAPTRCAAASQQRPLDLCGFMQTYWPMVSDKMAHFVGDTWSRHSSDNLSDSRGQRASVNQQPILSPSPFRDVSASPLREQPTSPLAAFVTGGRLAPSPVCGSSPLMERETVSPEQHRLYREAVRCLWTSSCPLSPHALTPSPAPSVPSPMLLPCPQRLLTESDMEELLVAFSYLDRNHSGYVGVADVAAALRSLLRAAACAGQAIVSTDTPAEVSDEVLQLANAMLRMALSSTTTADEAVATQGVPASSAPSSSSGSPAVPSSSRSSPCVSWTAFARSFQCDTGAFPAELIAWCAACARASRELPARALATSPQWMSPVECAYVQQLLVSYVDLLCAEKGSVSPHPSSTATEKAQPVPAAALSPRLSVNTHFTKKPPQSCGSAGTCGDRRHSRYVCQTHATAAALQQWCQCANAQAKHLAESDMNTVPLTLLEASLRRDLQAFLFPKAFEFSAAAGAALAEVLEHHVQAVCALAQGAARLPALCHSPNARMEGKASALRGLAGHCWESVHVDLDKLVDVITADPRYLQLEVLVPLESRLTAVVDAARHHPRRLVEEAVRLISVFVHSARLGDSELADVLELRRALSTVSPSLARLITGATSFCEGRLRLEECMITISTHVLSVPPPLPVAVFPAFAGSVLPSAPVTKHDDAVMALCDHPCYAMLQDTRLLKASHGWLRYACRRMPPREQRTVIDALRLSCGSSSRGGSLFEAAARGFGVILDARLDNREQQRSLSACDVYSAMLPRVRASCWVCRMDPVVAAHATLVLIAASGSADMTDLTEESVWWAGVHTLLGQWVHAQHSRRCLLESADAWAMDAIKCTAAELGLPCCRAVSQVLSHLPVASSTASRVVVVEEEELTQSLSCVVESLSLWATPPSANPEWQSSSAAACARLVDTLVGSCPRRDSTRVDVSALLRRWLEAYPLPLPVTHVSLCCAVEEVGSVYYTLKRLAASEEAQRRRSETPAGGAAAPPRTVSEGRATATAASRQVSSAPVVTGISPVCLSELLENEDVLLALYAVSPAEAVGVWGGALCHLGALLRPVLLSSTGVRVSLYKLSGRSSESEGAVATAVPSSTSSPRPSKAISHRNGGQSSLADAILSMAVPASLQHAVAQLFACVDVEGTGAVTEDQLRSHRSRVPASARYGWHRFVTAVCSSSAMTSLPSSSSRTTPCSLISGGLSAGVLRSHWWSRRRRAAVATLSCAGEAQPQAEQASCSSVATQRTDDDVVTTYSLGDMLMRMAELRVCVQAQLLEESSTRAKAEASVFVSRKSGLALTRAITDADSPLSTAVGQKAAVSSPPTAGTAQWWATYLEELCRSYSPLAL; via the coding sequence ATGCCTTCGTGCGTCTTTACCCGCACCCAGGTACTGGAAAGCCTCTCCGACGAAGATGCTCGTCAGGAGGCGGAGTCGATTCCAGAGTTCATTTACTTTTTTCTGCGTGATGTCTTCCTCGCCGTTGACGAGGACGGTGACGGCTACGTGACGGGCGATGCTGTATCACGCCTGTTCCCGGCCCTCGCGCCTGTGAGGGCAACAAAAGATGCTGCCTCGTGCCCTGCAGCCTCCAGCCTCATGACGCCGACGGTGCATCCGACGTGGTGGAGTCCGACGTCTTATGTCGCCCCTACgcggtgtgccgccgcttctcAGCAGCGCCCTTTGGACTTGTGCGGTTTCATGCAGACGTACTGGCCGATGGTGAGCGATAAGATGGCGCACTTCGTGGGTGACACATGGAGCAGGCATAGCAGCGACAACCTCAGCGACTCTCGAGGACAACGCGCATCGGTGAATCAACAGCCcatcctctctccctctccattTCGCGACGtctcggcgtcgccgctgcgggaACAACCGACCAGCCCTCTCGCTGCTTTCGTTACTGGCGGCCGCTTAGCCCCGTCGCCGGTTTGTGGGTCGAGTCCGctgatggagagagagacggttTCCCCGGAGCAGCATCGCCTCTACCGTGAGGCTGTTCGGTGTCTGTGGACGAGCAGCTGCCCGCTGTCGCCACATGCCCTCACTCCTTCCCCTGCGCCGTCTGTACCATCGCCAATGTTGCTGCCTTGTCCGCAGCGTCTTCTGACGGAGAGCGacatggaggagctgctggtggcCTTTTCCTACCTGGACAGAAACCACAGCGGGTACGTGGGCGTGGCGGACGTGGCCGCTGCACTGCGGTCGCTCCTtcgcgcagccgcgtgcgctggccAGGCCATTGTCTCTACCGACACACCGGCAGAGGTGAGTGACGAGGTTCTGCAGCTTGCAAATGCGATGTTGCGCATGGCCTTGTCCTCGACTACTACAGCAGACGAAGCTGTTGCCACACAAGGAGTACCTGCCTCTTCGGCACCTTCTTCCTCTAGCGGCTCTCCGGCTGTGCCCTCGTCGTCTAGAAGCAGTCCCTGCGTGAGCTGGACGGCGTTCGCGCGTTCGTTCCAGTGCGACACGGGTGCCTTTCCAGCAGAACtcatcgcgtggtgcgcagcgtgcgctcgCGCAAGCCGTGAGCTGCCCGCCCGCGCGCTGGCCACTTCGCCGCAGTGGATGTCTCCGGTGGAGTGCGCCTAcgttcagcagctgctcgtctCGTACGTCGACCTGCTGTGCGCTGAGAAGGGCAGTGTCTCTCCTCACCCGTCGTCGACTGCGACGGAGAAGGCACAACCGGTgccagcggctgcgctcTCCCCGCGCCTCTCTGTGAACACCCACTTCACAAAGAAGCCGCCGCAAAGCTGCGGGTCGGCGGGCACCTGCGGCGATCGTCGGCACAGCCGATATGTGTGCCAGACGCATGCGACTGCGGCCGCATTGCAGCAGTGGTGTCAATGCGCGAACGCACAGGCAAAGCACTTGGCAGAGAGCGACATGAACACTGTACCGCTGACTCTGCTGGAGGCGAGCCTTCGACGGGATCTGCAGGCATTCCTGTTTCCTAAGGCATTCGAGTTctctgctgcggcaggggcggcactggcggagGTGTTGGAACACCATGTGCAggccgtgtgcgcgctcgcACAAGGTGCGGCCCGTCTCCCTGCTCTCTGTCATTCCCCGAATGCAAGGATGGAAGGCAAAGCGTCGGCACTTCGGGGTCTCGCCGGGCATTGTTGGGAGTCGGTGCACGTGGACCTGGACAAGTTAGTCGACGTCATCACCGCCGATCCGCGGTACTTGCAACTGGAGGTACTGGTGCCTTTGGAATCACGGCTGACCGCCGTCGTGGACGCTGCTCGGCACCATCCGCGGCGCCTCGTTGAGGAGGCTGTGAGGCTTATTTCTGTGTTTGTGCATAGCGCACGACTGGGCGACTCAGAGCTGGCGGACGTGCTGGAGCTGCGGCGTGCGCTGTCCACGGTTTCCCCTTCGCTGGCGCGGCTCATCACCGGGGCCACCAGCTTCTGCGAGGGCCGACTGCGCTTGGAGGAGTGCATGATCACGATCTCTACCCACGTTCTatcggtgccgccgcctttgccCGTGGCCGTTTTCCCAGCCTTTGCAGGCTCTGTTCTTCCAAGCGCGCCAGTGACCAAGCACGACGACGCGGTGATGGCTTTGTGCGATCATCCTTGCTACGCAATGTTGCAGGACACGCGCTTGCTGAAGGCATCGCATGGTTGGCTGCGCTACGCGTGCCGACGGATGCCACCCCGGGAGCAGCGCACTGTCATTGATGCGCTAAGGCTCAGTTGCggtagcagcagccgagGAGGGAGCTTATTCGAAGCCGCCGCTCGCGGCTTTGGTGTAATCCTCGATGCGAGACTCGACAACAGGGAGCAGCAAcgctctctttctgcgtGCGACGTGTACAGCGCGATGCTGCCACGGGTCAGGGCAAGCTGCTGGGTATGCCGAATGGACCCTGtcgtggcggcgcacgccACGCTGGTCCTGATCGCTGCCAGTGGCAGCGCCGACATGACCGATCTGACGGAGGAGTCCGTGTGGTGGGCGGGTGTTCACACTTTGCTGGGGCAGTGGGTTCACGCCCAGCATAGCCGCCGCTGTCTTTTAGAGAGCGCCGATGCATGGGCTATGGATGCCATCAAATGTACTGCTGCGGAGCTGGGACTGCCGTGCTGCCGAGCTGTGAGCCAAGTACTTAGCCACCTACCCGTCGCATCATCAACCGCGTCGCGCGTGGTCGTTGTtgaggaggaagagctgACGCAGTCTCTGAGTTGTGTCGTcgagtctctctctctttgggCGACTCCGCCGTCGGCGAATCCAGAATGGCAGTCGtcgtccgccgcggcgtgtgcgcggctTGTCGACACGCTCGTTGGCTCGTGCCCTCGCCGCGACTCGACACGAGTGGATGTCTCCGCGCTGCTTCGGCGGTGGCTGGAGGCGTACCCTTTGCCACTGCCAGTCACGCATGTGTCGCTGTGCTGCGCGGTCGAGGAGGTCGGGTCTGTATACTACACGCTAAAGCGGCTCGCCGCCTCAGAGGAGGCTCAGCGTCGACGAAGCGAGACGCCGGCAGGCggggctgcggcgccgccccgcACCGTCAGCGAGGGACGCGCAACCGCAACTGCAGCGAGTAGACAAGTCTCATCTGCACCTGTCGTGACCGGCATCAGCCCGGTGTGCTTGTCGGAGCTTCTGGAGAACGAGGACGTTCTCCTCGCTCTGTATGCCGTCAGCCCGGCAGAGGCAGTTGGCGTATGGGGCGGTGCACTGTGCCACCTCGGCGCCCTACTTCGCCCGGTGTTGCTGAGCTCAACGGGCGTACGAGTGTCGCTGTACAAGCTCAGCGGGCGGTCGTCGGAGAGTGAAGGCGCTGTGGCCACGGCGGTGCCCAGCTCCACATCTTCTCCACGACCTTCGAAGGCCATCTCGCACCGAAACGGCGGCCAAAGCTCCTTGGCCGACGCGATTCTGTCCATGGCTGTGCCTGCGTCtctgcagcacgccgtgGCTCAGCTCTTCGCCTGCGTCGACGTCGAGGGCACAGGCGCGGTGACCGAAGATCAGCTGCGCAGTCACCGATCGCGGGTGCCGGCCTCTGCCCGATACGGATGGCACCGCTTTGTGACCGctgtgtgcagcagctctgccatGACCTCATTGCCATCGTCGTCTTCTAGAACGACGCCGTGCTCCTTGATCTCTGGCGGTCTTTCAGCCGGAGTACTTCGGTCGCATTGGTGGAGCCGtcgacgccgtgctgctgtagCGACGCTGAGCTGCGCTGGCGAGGCTCAGCCGCAGGCAGAGCAGGCCTCATGCTCGTCTGTCGCCACGCAGCGCACGGATGACGACGTGGTAACCACCTATAGCCTCGGAGACATGTTGATGCGcatggcggagctgcgtgTCTGCGTTCAAGCGCAGCTCTtggaggagagcagcacGCGGGCAAAGGCAGAGGCGAGCGTCTTTGTATCCAGAAAATCGGGCCTTGCACTGACGAGGGCTATCACGGATGCTGACTCGCCCTTATCGACGGCCGTTGGTCAGAAAGCAGCGGTCTCTTCGCCACCGACGGCGGGGACGGCCCAATGGTGGGCAACATACCTGGAGGAGCTCTGCCGAAGCTACTCTCCTCTGGCTCTGTAA